The following proteins are co-located in the Leptospira weilii genome:
- a CDS encoding ferredoxin-NADP reductase, translated as MKPIREPQINLFKKSNPYKAKVISNVLLTPEAGTGKRPKKEGEALVHRITLSLDHSAYPYLIGQSGGVIPPGEDPEKKAKGLADASYTVRLYSIASPSYSFGMKEDNIEFIIKRDNVYDENGNLQFKGVCSNYMCDLKPGDEVTMTGPSGKKFLLPNTDFSGDIMFLATGTGIAPFIGMSEELLEHKLIKFTGNITLVYGAPYSDELVMTDYLRGLESKHKNFKLITAISREEKNSFDGGRMYISHRVREQTETVKKILNGGGRFYICGGPKGMEKGVIEEIQKIAGDAGTYEEFKHHLEGAHQLFVETY; from the coding sequence ATGAAACCGATTAGAGAACCCCAGATTAACTTATTCAAAAAATCCAATCCCTACAAAGCTAAAGTAATCAGCAACGTTCTATTAACTCCGGAAGCCGGAACCGGAAAAAGACCCAAAAAAGAAGGAGAGGCACTCGTTCATAGAATCACTCTATCGCTTGATCATTCCGCTTATCCATACTTAATCGGGCAAAGCGGCGGAGTAATTCCTCCAGGCGAAGATCCCGAAAAGAAAGCGAAAGGTTTGGCGGATGCGAGTTATACTGTAAGACTTTATTCCATCGCCTCCCCAAGTTATTCCTTTGGAATGAAAGAGGACAATATCGAATTTATTATTAAAAGAGATAACGTATACGATGAAAATGGAAACCTTCAATTCAAAGGTGTTTGTTCGAACTATATGTGCGATCTGAAACCGGGTGACGAAGTAACCATGACCGGACCTTCTGGAAAAAAATTTCTTCTTCCTAATACAGATTTCAGTGGAGATATTATGTTTCTTGCAACTGGAACCGGAATCGCTCCTTTTATTGGAATGAGTGAAGAGCTTTTAGAACACAAACTTATCAAATTTACTGGAAATATCACTCTCGTTTACGGAGCGCCTTATTCCGACGAACTCGTAATGACGGATTACCTTAGAGGTTTAGAATCCAAGCATAAAAATTTTAAACTGATTACCGCGATTTCGAGAGAAGAAAAAAATTCTTTCGATGGCGGAAGAATGTATATTTCCCACCGAGTTCGTGAACAAACAGAAACAGTGAAAAAGATTTTAAACGGCGGCGGGCGTTTCTACATTTGCGGCGGACCGAAAGGAATGGAAAAAGGTGTGATTGAAGAAATCCAAAAGATCGCGGGTGACGCCGGAACCTACGAAGAGTTTAAACATCATTTGGAAGGCGCACACCAGTTGTTTGTCGAAACATACTGA